In the Trinickia acidisoli genome, TTCCCACGATCGATTCGTTGACAAGCGTTTCGTTCGCTTTCAACAGCCCACGCTGATAGAGTTGCGCGACGCGTCCGCCCGTGCCCGAGCCGGTTGGCGAGCGGTCGACTTCGCGATCGGCGAACACGCAGCAATTGGCCTGCGTCGAGCCCGGATGGCGAGGCGCATTCGCGATGATCGTTCCGTAAATGTGGTTGATCTCGGGAATCTCCGGGTGCTCGACCGGATACTTCGCGTTGGCCGCTGCTTTGACTTCGGCGCCGAAGCGGATCAGCCGCTCGACTGCTGCCTCGCGGATCGGCAGATCGAACGGCGCACCGTCGGTGTAGAAGTAAAACGCGCCGCCGTAGGCGATGTCGCCGGTCACGGTACCGAACGATGGGGTATCGACCGAGACGTCGCGCTGCCAAATGAACGACGGCACGTTCACGAAGCGCACGCCGGACGCATGCTCGCCGTCCCACTTCACGAACGCCTCGATGAAGCCGCACGGTGCGTCGATCCCGACCCGCGTTTCCGGTTCGGCGCGCTGCACCCACCCGAGCTCGACGGCAGCGGTTGCCAGCGCGATCACGCCGTGTCCGCAGTGGTCGCTATAGCCTTCGTTGTGGATGAAGATCACGCCGAAATCGGCACCGGGCGAGATGGGCTCCGTCAGATAGCCGCCATACATGTCCGCATGCCCGCGCGGCTCGAACATCAAGGCGCGGCGGATCTCGTCGGCGTGCGCTTTGAGCCACGCGCGCCGCTGGACGATCGTCTCGCCCGGCAGACGCGGCAGCCCGCTCGTGACGATGCGAAATGCCTC is a window encoding:
- the lhpH gene encoding trans-3-hydroxy-L-proline dehydratase; this encodes MKLNRSISTVEVHTGGEAFRIVTSGLPRLPGETIVQRRAWLKAHADEIRRALMFEPRGHADMYGGYLTEPISPGADFGVIFIHNEGYSDHCGHGVIALATAAVELGWVQRAEPETRVGIDAPCGFIEAFVKWDGEHASGVRFVNVPSFIWQRDVSVDTPSFGTVTGDIAYGGAFYFYTDGAPFDLPIREAAVERLIRFGAEVKAAANAKYPVEHPEIPEINHIYGTIIANAPRHPGSTQANCCVFADREVDRSPTGSGTGGRVAQLYQRGLLKANETLVNESIVGTVFKGRVLRETKVGEIPAVIPEVEGSAYICGFGNWIIDERDPLAYGFLVR